A window of the Fuscovulum sp. genome harbors these coding sequences:
- a CDS encoding RNA polymerase sigma factor, with amino-acid sequence MDMPRDMQAEELAKDTDAALLARYAAGDPAAARALTQRLVPRALGYAARLLGDGAEAEDVTQEAMLRLWRAAPGWRAGEAQVATWLYRVVTNLCTDRLRARKRRPASALDDAPEVPDGDRGAVAGMIEADRMAALQAALDALPDRQRQAVVLRHIEGFTNPEIAVVMDIGVEAVESLTARAKRALTAILAGRREELGYDDED; translated from the coding sequence ATGGACATGCCCCGCGACATGCAGGCCGAAGAACTGGCGAAGGATACCGACGCGGCGCTTCTGGCCCGCTATGCCGCCGGCGATCCGGCGGCGGCGCGGGCTTTGACGCAGCGGCTGGTGCCGCGCGCGCTGGGCTATGCTGCGCGTCTGCTGGGCGACGGGGCCGAGGCCGAGGATGTGACGCAAGAGGCCATGCTGCGGCTGTGGCGTGCGGCCCCCGGCTGGCGGGCGGGCGAGGCGCAGGTGGCGACCTGGCTGTATCGGGTGGTGACCAACCTGTGCACGGACCGACTGCGCGCGCGCAAGCGCCGCCCGGCCAGCGCCTTGGACGATGCGCCCGAGGTGCCGGATGGCGACCGGGGCGCGGTGGCCGGAATGATCGAGGCCGACCGGATGGCCGCGTTGCAGGCCGCGTTGGATGCGCTGCCGGATCGGCAGCGGCAGGCGGTGGTGCTGCGCCATATCGAGGGGTTCACGAACCCTGAGATTGCCGTGGTGATGGACATTGGCGTTGAGGCGGTCGAAAGTCTGACCGCCCGCGCGAAACGGGCGCTGACCGCCATTCTGGCGGGGCGGCGCGAGGAGTTGGGCTATGACGACGAGGATTGA
- a CDS encoding diguanylate cyclase: MAGRILIVDDVATNRIVLKVRLGAMFHETFLASDGAGALRLVRDCKPDLLLLDLELPDMDGIAVLQALRADPASRDLPVIVHTATTHAEARLAALRAGADDVIPKPADEQLLLARVRSLLRRRDPAEVAQTPLLALHDQAAPFDWPGLVALTAFRPEAGPRLRRALAPLLPHRLILFGRAAALGGDATDPPPPNTPDAQSDSGPNAGPDAYLIDATGSSAAAFSLLSELRSDPDSRHAGIALLTDSPVSAAMAYDLGADESISAAASDAEIALRLAAMVTRSRAAASRRASLRDNIRLAMTDPLTGLYNRRFALRRMGEMSVAAVDSGTGPAVLIVDIDRFKQVNDRFGHAAGDAVLVEVASRLSAGLAESDLIARIGGEEFLIALPNRSLAQAQDKAHALCSAINGTPVTLPDGARVSLTISIGLSVSRPGTLPDEAIDLADRALLAAKIQGRNRVIVGRSAA; this comes from the coding sequence ATGGCAGGCAGGATACTGATCGTAGATGACGTGGCGACGAACCGCATCGTGCTCAAGGTACGGCTGGGGGCGATGTTTCATGAAACCTTCCTCGCCTCCGATGGCGCGGGCGCCCTGCGCCTTGTGCGCGACTGCAAGCCCGACCTGCTGCTGCTCGATCTGGAACTGCCCGATATGGACGGCATCGCCGTCCTTCAGGCGTTGCGCGCCGATCCCGCCAGCCGGGACCTGCCGGTGATCGTCCACACCGCCACAACCCATGCCGAGGCCCGCCTCGCCGCCCTGCGCGCAGGCGCAGATGACGTGATCCCCAAACCCGCAGATGAACAGCTGCTGCTGGCCCGCGTCCGCAGCCTGCTGCGCCGCCGCGACCCGGCCGAGGTGGCACAGACCCCCCTCCTCGCCCTGCACGATCAGGCCGCACCCTTTGATTGGCCGGGGCTTGTCGCGCTCACCGCATTCCGCCCCGAAGCTGGGCCCCGCCTGCGCCGCGCGCTGGCCCCGCTTCTGCCCCACCGGCTGATCCTGTTTGGCCGCGCCGCCGCCCTGGGTGGCGATGCTACAGACCCGCCGCCGCCGAACACCCCCGATGCCCAATCCGATTCTGGCCCCAATGCTGGCCCAGACGCCTATCTGATCGATGCCACGGGCAGCAGCGCCGCCGCCTTCAGCCTGCTGTCAGAACTGCGCTCCGATCCCGACAGCCGCCATGCGGGCATCGCGCTGCTGACAGACAGCCCTGTCAGCGCCGCCATGGCCTATGATCTGGGGGCCGACGAATCCATTTCCGCCGCAGCATCGGATGCCGAAATCGCCCTGCGCCTTGCCGCCATGGTCACCCGCAGCCGCGCCGCCGCCAGCCGCCGCGCCAGCCTGCGCGACAATATCCGCCTTGCGATGACCGACCCGCTCACCGGCCTTTACAACCGCCGCTTTGCCCTGCGCCGCATGGGGGAAATGTCTGTCGCCGCCGTCGACAGCGGCACAGGCCCCGCCGTGCTGATCGTCGACATCGACCGTTTCAAGCAGGTGAATGATCGCTTCGGCCATGCCGCAGGCGATGCAGTGCTGGTCGAGGTTGCGTCACGCCTGTCGGCGGGACTGGCCGAGTCCGATCTGATCGCCCGCATCGGCGGCGAAGAATTCCTGATCGCCCTGCCCAACCGCAGCCTCGCCCAGGCGCAGGACAAGGCCCATGCCCTGTGCTCTGCCATCAACGGCACACCGGTCACCTTGCCCGATGGCGCGCGGGTGTCGCTGACCATTTCCATCGGCCTGTCCGTATCGCGCCCCGGCACCCTGCCGGATGAGGCAATCGATCTGGCCGACCGCGCCCTTCTGGCGGCCAAGATTCAAGGCCGCAACCGCGTGATCGTCGGCCGATCGGCCGCCTGA
- a CDS encoding periplasmic heavy metal sensor, whose translation MSETKDMDAIPQPPQPHVPPVPPAPPVSSGKGVRIALGISVALNLAVVGLVAGALLRDGDPRARMVRDLDFGPFTEALSPRDRDALRREFVERAPEMRDVRRAMRDDLETFLTVLRTEPFDPAALAVVMDNQDGRMARRIELGRDLLLDRLAAMPPEERAAFADRLERRLRRGGGNDGPGRPGGDE comes from the coding sequence ATGAGTGAGACGAAAGATATGGATGCCATCCCGCAGCCGCCCCAGCCCCATGTGCCGCCGGTTCCCCCTGCGCCGCCTGTGTCTTCGGGCAAGGGGGTGCGGATCGCGCTGGGGATTTCGGTGGCGCTGAATCTGGCCGTGGTTGGGCTGGTGGCCGGGGCCTTGTTGCGCGACGGAGATCCGCGCGCGCGGATGGTGCGGGATTTGGATTTCGGCCCCTTTACCGAGGCGCTGTCGCCGCGCGACCGTGACGCGCTGCGGCGGGAGTTCGTGGAGCGCGCACCCGAGATGCGCGATGTGCGCCGCGCGATGCGCGACGATCTTGAGACGTTTCTGACAGTGCTGCGGACCGAGCCCTTTGATCCGGCGGCGCTGGCCGTGGTGATGGACAATCAGGATGGGCGCATGGCGCGGCGGATCGAATTGGGGCGGGATTTGCTGCTGGACCGGCTGGCGGCGATGCCACCCGAGGAACGCGCGGCCTTTGCCGACCGGCTGGAGCGGCGGCTGCGCCGGGGTGGCGGCAATGATGGGCCGGGCCGGCCGGGCGGGGACGAATAG
- a CDS encoding dihydroorotate dehydrogenase: MTTRIEKAETGAMQGSTGLDDLFAEARSTQLPPSEALMARVLADAMEVQPRAVVAVAPVAVRGPGLWSRLAALFGGAGALAGMGTAAMAGLFIGFVQPEGLSVLGDAVLGTPLETVELVSSVDALLAGN; encoded by the coding sequence ATGACGACGAGGATTGAGAAGGCAGAGACGGGCGCAATGCAGGGCAGCACCGGGCTTGACGATCTGTTCGCCGAGGCGCGCAGCACCCAGCTGCCGCCGTCCGAGGCGTTGATGGCGCGGGTGCTGGCCGATGCGATGGAGGTGCAGCCGCGCGCGGTCGTTGCGGTTGCGCCAGTAGCGGTACGTGGTCCGGGGCTGTGGTCGCGGCTGGCGGCGCTGTTTGGCGGGGCCGGGGCTTTGGCCGGTATGGGGACGGCGGCGATGGCGGGGCTGTTCATCGGCTTTGTCCAGCCCGAGGGTCTTTCGGTGCTGGGCGATGCCGTGCTGGGCACGCCACTGGAGACGGTGGAGCTGGTATCCAGCGTGGATGCGCTGTTGGCTGGGAATTGA
- a CDS encoding trimethylamine methyltransferase family protein — protein sequence MNEEPRKRRAGGRAGNKQRAGTAVIDQMPWRIPVNPDAPVEPLDADGVQRVHKAAMRILKEIGIEFLNPEAVAHLKRAGCKVDGTNVKFDEDFVMEMLSHAPSEFTITPRNPEREIIIGGKHMVFVNVSSPPNAWDLERGKRSGDFETFKEFMKLTQYFNCIHIAGGYPVEPIDIHPSVRHLDCLYEKLTLTDKVVHAYSLGAERVEDVMEMTRIAGGLTEEEFQAKPRMYTNINSVSPLKHDFPMLDGAMRLAKRGQPVIVTPFTLAGAMAPVTMAGAVALSLAEALAAIALLQYIAPGCPVAIGTFTSNVDMKSGAPAFGTPEYMRATQMTGQLVRFYKLPMRSSGVCAANVPDGQAMWETSNSLWAAVQSGTNMVYHAAGWLEGGLIASPEKFVMDCEVLQMIQRYFEEATFATGEDDLAFDAIKEVGAGGHYFGCQHTQERYSTAFYAPFVSDWRNYEAWQQDGSVWTPERAHRIYKQILEEFEAPAMDGTAQEELRRFVARRKQEGGAPTDF from the coding sequence ATGAACGAAGAGCCACGCAAGCGCCGCGCCGGGGGACGGGCGGGGAACAAGCAGCGGGCCGGCACGGCGGTCATCGACCAGATGCCCTGGCGTATCCCGGTCAATCCAGATGCCCCGGTGGAGCCGCTGGATGCCGATGGCGTGCAGCGCGTCCACAAGGCGGCGATGCGCATTCTGAAGGAAATCGGGATCGAGTTCCTGAACCCCGAGGCGGTGGCGCATCTGAAGCGCGCGGGCTGCAAGGTGGACGGCACCAACGTAAAGTTCGACGAGGATTTCGTGATGGAGATGCTGTCGCATGCGCCATCCGAATTCACCATCACGCCGCGGAACCCGGAGCGTGAGATCATCATCGGCGGCAAGCATATGGTGTTCGTCAACGTCTCATCCCCGCCCAATGCCTGGGATCTGGAGCGCGGCAAGCGGTCCGGGGATTTCGAGACCTTCAAGGAATTCATGAAGCTGACGCAGTATTTCAACTGCATCCATATCGCCGGTGGTTACCCGGTGGAGCCGATCGACATTCACCCGTCGGTGCGGCATCTGGACTGCCTGTATGAAAAGCTGACGCTGACCGACAAGGTGGTGCACGCCTATTCGCTGGGTGCGGAGCGTGTGGAAGATGTGATGGAGATGACCCGCATCGCGGGGGGGCTGACGGAAGAGGAATTCCAGGCCAAGCCGCGGATGTATACCAACATCAACTCGGTCTCGCCGCTCAAGCATGACTTCCCGATGCTGGACGGGGCGATGCGGCTGGCCAAGCGCGGGCAGCCCGTGATCGTGACGCCGTTCACGCTGGCGGGGGCAATGGCACCTGTCACCATGGCGGGGGCGGTGGCGCTGTCGCTGGCCGAGGCTTTGGCCGCGATTGCCCTTTTGCAATATATCGCGCCCGGTTGCCCGGTGGCGATTGGCACCTTTACATCAAATGTCGACATGAAGTCGGGTGCGCCTGCATTTGGCACGCCGGAATACATGCGTGCGACGCAGATGACGGGGCAGTTGGTGCGGTTCTACAAGCTGCCGATGCGGTCATCCGGTGTTTGCGCGGCGAACGTGCCGGACGGGCAGGCGATGTGGGAGACATCCAACAGCCTGTGGGCTGCGGTGCAGTCGGGGACCAACATGGTCTATCACGCGGCGGGCTGGCTGGAGGGCGGGTTGATCGCATCCCCCGAGAAGTTCGTGATGGATTGCGAAGTGTTGCAGATGATCCAGCGCTATTTCGAAGAGGCGACCTTTGCGACGGGCGAGGATGACCTTGCCTTTGACGCGATCAAGGAAGTGGGTGCGGGCGGGCATTATTTCGGCTGCCAGCACACGCAGGAACGCTATTCCACCGCCTTTTATGCGCCCTTCGTGAGCGACTGGCGCAACTATGAGGCCTGGCAGCAGGATGGATCGGTCTGGACGCCGGAGCGGGCGCACCGGATCTATAAGCAGATTCTTGAGGAGTTTGAGGCCCCCGCGATGGACGGTACGGCGCAAGAGGAATTGCGCCGCTTTGTCGCCCGCCGCAAGCAAGAGGGTGGCGCGCCCACCGATTTCTGA
- a CDS encoding transglutaminase-like cysteine peptidase translates to MSALALWAMFSPAAFAVDSAHGAYLPAKMAAPTPEGAEGLCRAYPWACAGKTSNAQLTPRALAKVEQVNKDANAAIRPVTDKDQYGVQELWALPGAGGGDCEDYALFKKRALIHAGISPDRLLLTVVLDRRDDPHAVLVLRTDKGDYVLDNVTNRILAWHKTGYTFVAKQNPDNPSHWVAVFEKGAGPKLSADAMLTGPLGR, encoded by the coding sequence ATGTCTGCGCTTGCCCTGTGGGCGATGTTCAGCCCGGCCGCCTTTGCGGTTGACTCTGCCCACGGCGCCTATCTGCCCGCGAAGATGGCAGCACCGACACCGGAAGGGGCAGAGGGGCTGTGCCGGGCCTATCCCTGGGCCTGCGCGGGTAAGACCAGCAATGCGCAACTGACGCCGCGCGCGCTGGCCAAGGTGGAGCAGGTGAACAAGGACGCCAATGCCGCGATCAGGCCGGTGACCGACAAGGATCAGTATGGCGTGCAGGAATTGTGGGCGCTGCCCGGCGCGGGGGGCGGCGATTGCGAGGACTACGCGCTGTTCAAGAAGCGCGCGCTGATCCATGCGGGGATTTCGCCGGATCGGTTGCTGCTGACGGTGGTGCTGGACCGCCGCGATGATCCCCATGCCGTGCTGGTTCTGCGGACGGACAAGGGGGATTACGTGCTGGACAATGTGACCAACCGCATCCTCGCCTGGCACAAGACCGGCTACACGTTTGTGGCCAAGCAGAACCCGGACAACCCGTCGCATTGGGTGGCGGTGTTTGAAAAGGGGGCGGGACCGAAGCTGTCTGCCGATGCGATGCTGACCGGGCCGCTTGGCCGATAA
- a CDS encoding HAD family hydrolase, producing MIDGVIFDKDGTLFDFRASWGAWAVRLVNMLAAETGISAQVLGAAIGFDPVAGRFAPDSVVIAGTSGEISAALAATVPGSNARDLEDRMNQMAEGAPMLPAVDLPAVLGALRERGLKIGLATNDVEGTAHAHLAAHGIGGLFDYVAGYDSGHGAKPGPGMCAAFARQLGLDPARVVMVGDSRHDLEAGRAAGMRAVAVLTGVAGAADLAPHADAVLPDIGHLGAWIDGLAG from the coding sequence ATGATTGACGGTGTGATCTTTGACAAGGACGGCACCCTGTTCGATTTCCGCGCCAGCTGGGGCGCGTGGGCGGTGCGGTTGGTGAATATGCTGGCGGCCGAGACGGGGATTTCGGCGCAGGTGCTGGGTGCGGCGATCGGGTTTGATCCGGTGGCAGGGCGTTTTGCGCCCGACAGCGTGGTGATCGCAGGCACCTCGGGCGAGATTTCGGCCGCGCTGGCGGCGACGGTGCCCGGATCGAATGCGCGCGATCTGGAGGACCGGATGAACCAGATGGCCGAGGGCGCGCCGATGTTGCCCGCCGTGGACTTGCCTGCCGTGCTGGGCGCGCTGCGCGAGCGGGGGTTGAAGATCGGGTTGGCCACCAATGATGTGGAAGGCACTGCCCATGCCCATCTGGCGGCGCATGGGATCGGCGGGCTGTTCGACTACGTCGCGGGCTATGACAGCGGCCACGGCGCGAAGCCCGGGCCGGGGATGTGCGCGGCCTTTGCGCGGCAGTTGGGTCTTGATCCGGCGCGCGTGGTGATGGTGGGCGACAGCCGCCACGACCTTGAGGCCGGGCGCGCGGCGGGGATGCGGGCGGTGGCGGTGTTGACCGGGGTGGCGGGCGCGGCAGACCTTGCCCCCCATGCCGATGCGGTGCTGCCCGATATCGGGCATCTGGGTGCCTGGATCGACGGGCTGGCGGGGTAA
- a CDS encoding DUF3572 domain-containing protein has protein sequence MKAEAAETVALQALGWLAGQDDLFGQFLGATGATAASVAEAAGQPEFLAAVLDFVLMDDAWVVAFCDAAGIAYGLPMQARAALPGGQMMHWT, from the coding sequence ATGAAGGCAGAGGCGGCGGAAACGGTGGCCTTGCAGGCGCTGGGCTGGCTGGCGGGGCAGGATGATCTGTTCGGGCAGTTTCTGGGTGCGACCGGGGCCACGGCGGCGAGTGTGGCCGAAGCAGCGGGGCAGCCGGAGTTTCTGGCGGCAGTGCTGGATTTCGTGCTGATGGATGATGCCTGGGTGGTGGCCTTTTGCGACGCGGCGGGGATCGCGTACGGCCTGCCGATGCAGGCGCGGGCGGCGCTGCCGGGCGGGCAGATGATGCATTGGACGTGA
- a CDS encoding heme NO-binding domain-containing protein, giving the protein MNGLINKAIQCFLRDGWGMPAWLDAARAAGIAPRGFEPLLDYPPDVTARLLQAASDRLDRGRDDLLEDLGTYLVSHPSRAAVRRLLRFGGMDFRDFLQSLEDLPARARLALPDLALPAMRLEAVGGDEFRLTIAPGFAGAGAVALGLLRAMADDYGALALLEAGAEAGDGAAVLTIRLLDADHAEGRAFTLGAM; this is encoded by the coding sequence ATGAACGGGCTGATCAACAAGGCGATCCAGTGTTTTCTGCGGGATGGCTGGGGAATGCCGGCTTGGCTGGATGCGGCGCGGGCGGCTGGCATCGCGCCGCGTGGGTTTGAGCCGCTGCTGGATTACCCGCCCGATGTGACAGCGCGGCTGTTGCAGGCGGCGTCTGACCGGCTGGATCGTGGCCGCGATGATTTGCTGGAAGATTTGGGCACCTATCTGGTGTCGCATCCATCGCGCGCGGCGGTGCGGCGGCTGCTGCGCTTTGGCGGAATGGATTTTCGGGATTTTCTGCAATCGCTTGAGGATTTGCCGGCGCGGGCGCGGCTGGCGCTGCCCGATCTGGCGCTGCCTGCAATGCGGCTGGAGGCGGTGGGGGGCGATGAGTTTCGCCTGACCATCGCGCCGGGTTTTGCCGGGGCCGGGGCGGTGGCATTGGGCCTGCTGCGGGCGATGGCGGATGACTATGGCGCGCTGGCGCTGCTGGAGGCGGGGGCAGAGGCGGGGGATGGCGCGGCAGTGCTGACGATCCGGCTGCTGGATGCCGATCATGCCGAAGGGCGGGCCTTCACGCTGGGGGCGATGTGA
- a CDS encoding DUF4153 domain-containing protein, whose product MSGLMQRRGLLALTGALAGLSLWLLDEVALRGGLPERLHFFLTAYAVVFFGGLLAMAGPLRLGRAALSAAPLAAGVAGLLLLASLRYDMVAQFHFADLSFTAAFALCFLALPFLIAAAGPGWRDYAALFSESWLLVVRVVMAWIFAGLIWGLIWLSDALLGLVGLGVIDWLMAEGGPLPGMVTGVALGVGIAVAVENADLLSPDLILRLLRLLALPLLGVMAVFLVALPMQGLSRLPEGISAAVTLLFLVACAVALVSAVVERDEAQAAEGAVIPRAAQGLALLLPVPVALAGWALMQRVVQHGWTPGRLFGVVLAVMAAGYAVLYLRALLAGAGWRGLVRQANLGMALAMMVAAALWLTPVLNAEAISARSQLARLEAGQVTAADLDLAALERWGRAGALALERLETLALEPGQEVLAARMAARTQERAESGDPVVIAQEAETLLADLRAVMPVQPAGATATRDMLLAAIPAMELQSWIDACRSPLPGTERPGCVFVVADLWTDAPGEEALVLLREPSGFIRYEGLGMRGGEVQRRSAAAMAGMLPDRTEGEALIGELQDAPVALAPAPLNALGVAGGIVLLP is encoded by the coding sequence ATGAGTGGTCTGATGCAGCGGCGCGGCCTATTGGCGCTGACCGGGGCGCTGGCGGGGCTTTCGCTCTGGCTGCTGGATGAAGTTGCGCTGCGTGGTGGCCTGCCCGAACGGCTGCATTTCTTTCTGACGGCATATGCGGTGGTCTTCTTTGGCGGGCTGCTGGCCATGGCGGGGCCATTGCGGCTGGGCCGGGCGGCGCTGTCTGCTGCGCCGCTGGCGGCGGGTGTGGCGGGGCTGTTGCTGCTGGCATCGCTGCGTTATGACATGGTGGCGCAGTTTCATTTCGCCGACCTGTCCTTTACCGCGGCCTTTGCGCTTTGCTTTCTGGCGTTGCCCTTTCTGATCGCGGCGGCCGGGCCGGGCTGGCGCGACTATGCGGCGCTGTTTTCGGAAAGCTGGCTTTTGGTGGTGCGGGTCGTGATGGCCTGGATCTTTGCCGGGCTGATCTGGGGGCTGATCTGGCTGTCGGATGCGCTGCTGGGCCTTGTGGGGCTGGGCGTGATCGACTGGCTGATGGCGGAGGGCGGGCCTTTGCCGGGGATGGTGACCGGGGTGGCGCTGGGCGTGGGCATCGCGGTGGCGGTGGAGAATGCCGATCTGCTGTCGCCCGATCTGATCCTGCGGCTGTTGCGGCTGCTGGCGCTGCCGCTGCTGGGTGTGATGGCGGTGTTTCTGGTCGCGCTGCCGATGCAGGGACTGTCGCGGTTGCCGGAGGGGATTTCGGCGGCGGTCACCTTGCTGTTTCTGGTGGCCTGCGCGGTGGCGTTGGTCAGCGCGGTGGTGGAGCGGGACGAGGCGCAGGCGGCAGAGGGGGCGGTGATCCCCCGCGCGGCGCAGGGTTTGGCGCTGCTGCTGCCGGTGCCGGTGGCGCTTGCGGGTTGGGCGCTGATGCAGCGGGTGGTGCAGCATGGATGGACGCCCGGGCGGCTGTTCGGGGTGGTGCTGGCGGTGATGGCGGCGGGATATGCGGTGCTGTATCTGCGCGCCTTGCTGGCCGGGGCGGGGTGGCGCGGTCTGGTGCGGCAGGCCAATCTGGGAATGGCGCTTGCGATGATGGTGGCGGCGGCGCTGTGGTTGACGCCCGTGCTGAATGCCGAGGCGATTTCGGCGCGGTCGCAACTGGCGCGGCTGGAGGCGGGGCAGGTGACGGCGGCCGATCTGGACCTTGCGGCGCTGGAGCGTTGGGGGCGGGCGGGGGCGCTGGCGCTGGAACGGTTGGAGACGCTGGCGCTGGAGCCGGGGCAAGAGGTGCTGGCGGCGCGGATGGCGGCACGCACGCAGGAGCGGGCGGAAAGCGGCGATCCGGTGGTGATCGCGCAAGAGGCCGAAACGTTGCTGGCCGATCTGCGCGCGGTGATGCCGGTGCAGCCTGCCGGGGCCACGGCCACGCGCGATATGCTGCTGGCGGCGATCCCGGCGATGGAGTTGCAAAGCTGGATTGATGCGTGCCGCAGCCCGCTGCCGGGGACGGAACGGCCCGGCTGCGTGTTCGTGGTGGCCGATCTGTGGACCGATGCGCCGGGCGAAGAGGCGCTGGTCCTGCTGCGCGAGCCGTCGGGGTTCATCCGCTATGAAGGTCTCGGGATGCGTGGCGGCGAGGTGCAGCGCCGGTCGGCCGCGGCGATGGCGGGCATGTTGCCGGACCGGACCGAGGGTGAGGCGCTGATCGGCGAATTGCAGGATGCGCCGGTGGCGCTGGCGCCTGCGCCGCTGAACGCGCTGGGCGTGGCCGGGGGGATCGTGCTGCTGCCGTAA
- a CDS encoding GGDEF domain-containing protein, with product MAAGFELAAEALARLMPMHLALDGAGRILSAGNTLVRLVGATEPTAGGLVGAAFGDLFDLRHGGSVGSVAALLEAGGGKVQLEVRGRPDLAFRGLAVPMGPGQGALVNLSFGIGVVEAVRRYALTEADFAPTDLTVELLYLYEAKTAVLEELRALNARLHGDKVVAEEQALTDALTGLRNRRGLDLAVEVVTEPEFALVHLDLDLFKQVNDALGHAAGDHVLLVVARILSEESRRGDTVARIGGDEFVLLMPGMDRVEPALGRIARIIARLSEPIPYGDAVCRIGASAGLILSAQVPGADVAQMLAHADAALYAAKRAGRGQVLLWRPDMAGE from the coding sequence ATGGCGGCGGGGTTCGAACTGGCGGCAGAGGCGTTGGCGCGGCTGATGCCGATGCATCTGGCGTTGGACGGGGCCGGGCGCATCCTTTCGGCAGGAAACACGCTGGTGCGGCTTGTCGGGGCGACTGAACCGACAGCGGGCGGGTTGGTTGGGGCCGCGTTTGGCGATCTGTTCGATCTGCGGCACGGGGGTTCGGTTGGATCCGTTGCGGCGCTGCTGGAGGCGGGTGGCGGCAAGGTGCAGCTGGAAGTGCGGGGACGGCCCGATCTGGCCTTTCGCGGGCTGGCGGTGCCGATGGGGCCGGGGCAGGGGGCGCTGGTGAACCTGTCCTTCGGGATTGGCGTGGTCGAGGCGGTGCGGCGCTATGCGCTGACCGAGGCGGATTTCGCGCCGACCGATCTGACGGTGGAATTGCTGTATTTGTACGAAGCAAAGACCGCCGTGCTGGAGGAGTTGCGCGCGCTGAACGCGCGATTGCACGGTGACAAGGTGGTGGCCGAGGAACAGGCGCTGACCGATGCGCTGACCGGGCTGCGCAACCGGCGCGGTCTGGATCTGGCGGTGGAAGTGGTGACAGAGCCGGAATTTGCACTGGTGCATCTGGATCTGGACCTGTTCAAGCAGGTGAATGATGCGCTGGGCCATGCGGCGGGGGATCATGTGCTGCTGGTGGTGGCGCGCATCCTTTCTGAGGAAAGCCGCCGGGGCGATACCGTGGCGCGGATCGGCGGGGATGAGTTCGTCCTGCTGATGCCGGGGATGGATCGGGTGGAACCCGCGCTGGGGCGGATTGCGCGGATCATCGCGCGGCTGTCGGAGCCGATTCCCTATGGCGATGCGGTTTGCCGGATCGGGGCAAGCGCCGGCCTGATCCTGTCGGCGCAGGTGCCGGGGGCAGATGTGGCGCAGATGCTGGCCCATGCCGATGCAGCACTTTACGCGGCCAAGCGGGCGGGGCGTGGGCAGGTTCTGCTGTGGCGGCCGGATATGGCGGGGGAATAG